In Brienomyrus brachyistius isolate T26 unplaced genomic scaffold, BBRACH_0.4 scaffold43, whole genome shotgun sequence, a single genomic region encodes these proteins:
- the LOC125722854 gene encoding zona pellucida sperm-binding protein 3-like isoform X7: MAVHEGVIVLLLLLGCSCEAQLKSGFLVKTPQVAAVYQNGLGAPQVVAAGYQVGVGAPQVASTGYQVGVGAPQVSSTGYQVGVGAPQVSSTGYQVGVGAPQVASTGYQVGVGAPQVASTGYQVGVGAPQVASTGYQVGVGAPQVASTGYQVGVGATKVGATGFQVGVGAPQVASTGFQVGVGGTGYQVGVGATKVGAAGYLSEQVAPALVKSVTGMQVNPDSVRVVCGEDSVMVDVLQDLLAIGQLINASDITLGGCAPTGQDASGTVRFQSVLQACGSTLMMTADALVYSFALIYTPSGINGSPIVRTNGAVVGIECHYLRKQNVSSNALVPTWIPYYATMAAEAQLNFSLRLMDDAWQNERASNVYFLGSVLNIEASVLVGNSQPLRVFVDSCVATLVPDVTSVPSYAFVQNSGCLTDAKVTGSRSQFLPRKQDDKLQLQLDAFRFSQDGRSSLYITCSLRATVASVPVDSQHKACSFSLAANRWVSVDGNDQVCGCCDASCGLAGVAGAQGTGFLGPIAIQQGPPTASQPGQLYILKG, translated from the exons ATGGCAGTGCATGAGGGGGTTATAGTGCTGCTTCTTCTTTTAGGTTGCAGCTGTGAAGCTCAACTGAAGTCTGGGTTTCTTGTGAAGACCCCTCAAGTGGCTGCAGTTTATCAAAATGGAttaggtgctccccaggtggtggcagctggctatcaggttggcgtaggggctccccaggtggcttcgaccggctatcaggttggcgtaggggctccccag gtgtcttcgaccggctatcaggttggcgtaggggctccccaggtgtcttcgaccggctatcaggttggcgtaggggctccccaggtggcttcgaccggctatcaggttggcgtaggggctccccaggtggcttcgaccggctatcaggttggcgtaggggctccccaggtggcttcgaccggctatcaggttggcgtaggggctccccaggtggcttcgaccggctatcaggttggcgtaggggctaccAAGGTGGGGgcgaccggcttccaggttggcgtaggggctccccaggtggcttcgaccggcttccaggttggcgtgggggggaccggctatcaggttggcgtaggggctaccAAGGTGGGGGCGGCCGGCTATCTGAGCGAGCAAGTTGCTCCTGCTCTGGTTAAATCTGTGACTGGAATGCAAGTGAACCCTGATAGtgtgagggttgtatgtggggaGGATTCGGTTATGGTGGATGTGCTACAGGACCTTCTAGCTATTGGCCAGCTGATCAATGCTTCAGACATCACCCTTGGTGGTTGTGCACCCACTGGGCAGGATGCTTCTGGCACAGTGAGGTTTCAGTCTGTGCTGCAGGCCTGTGGAAGTACACTGATG ATGACTGCTGATGCCCTGGTCTATAGCTTTGCATTGATCTACACCCCCAGTGGTATTAATGGCAGccccattgtgaggaccaatggTGCTGTGGTTGGCATTGAGTGTCACTATTTGAG GAAGCAGAATGTGAGCAGCAATGCCCTGGTGCCAACCTGGATCCCCTACTATGCTACAATGGCGGCTGAGGCACAACTGAATTTCTCACTGAGGCTGATGGATG ATGCATGGCAGAATGAGAGGGCCTCCAATGTGTACTTCCTGGGAAGTGTCCTGAACATTGAAGCCTCTGTCCTTGTGGGCAACAGTCAGCCCCTGCGTGTCTTTGTGGACAGCTGTGTGGCCACCTTGGTCCCTGATGTGACCTCTGTCCCTAGCTATGCCTTTGTGCAGAACTCTGG GTGCCTGACTGATGCCAAGGTGACAGGATCCCGCTCCCAGTTCCTGCCCAGAAAGCAGGATGACAAGCTGCAGCTTCAGCTGGATGCTTTCAGGTTCTCTCAGGATGGCAGGAGCTCA CTGTACATTACTTGCAGCCTGAGAGCAACAGTGGCTTCTGTGCCTGTGGATTCCCAACACAAGGCTTGTTCCTTCTCTCTTGCCGCTAACAG GTGGGTGTCTGTGGATGGGAATGAccaggtgtgtggctgctgtGACGCCAGCTGTGGGCTTGCAGGTGTAGCAG GTGCTCAAGGCACAGGTTTTCTGGGCCCCATTGCTATCCAACAGGGTCCTCCCACGGCTAGTCAGCCTGGACAGCTGTATATTCTGAAGGGATAG
- the LOC125722854 gene encoding zona pellucida sperm-binding protein 3-like isoform X19, which produces MAVHEGVIVLLLLLGCSCEAQLKSGFLVKTPQVAAVYQNGLGAPQVVAAGYQVGVGAPQVASTGYQVGVGAPQVVAAGYQVGVGAPQVSSTGYQVGVGAPQVASTGYQVGVGAPQVASTGYQVGVGAPQVASTGYQVGVGATKVGATGFQVGVGAPQVASTGFQVGVGGTGYQVGVGATKVGAAGYLSEQVAPALVKSVTGMQVNPDSVRVVCGEDSVMVDVLQDLLAIGQLINASDITLGGCAPTGQDASGTVRFQSVLQACGSTLMMTADALVYSFALIYTPSGINGSPIVRTNGAVVGIECHYLRKQNVSSNALVPTWIPYYATMAAEAQLNFSLRLMDDAWQNERASNVYFLGSVLNIEASVLVGNSQPLRVFVDSCVATLVPDVTSVPSYAFVQNSGCLTDAKVTGSRSQFLPRKQDDKLQLQLDAFRFSQDGRSSLYITCSLRATVASVPVDSQHKACSFSLAANRWVSVDGNDQVCGCCDASCGLAGVAGAQGTGFLGPIAIQQGPPTASQPGQLYILKG; this is translated from the exons ATGGCAGTGCATGAGGGGGTTATAGTGCTGCTTCTTCTTTTAGGTTGCAGCTGTGAAGCTCAACTGAAGTCTGGGTTTCTTGTGAAGACCCCTCAAGTGGCTGCAGTTTATCAAAATGGAttaggtgctccccaggtggtggcagctggctatcaggttggcgtaggggctccccaggtggcttcgaccggctatcaggttggcgtaggggctccccaggtggtggcagctggctatcaggttggcgtaggggctccccag gtgtcttcgaccggctatcaggttggcgtaggggctccccag gtggcttcgaccggctatcaggttggcgtaggggctccccaggtggcttcgaccggctatcaggttggcgtaggggctccccaggtggcttcgaccggctatcaggttggcgtaggggctaccAAGGTGGGGgcgaccggcttccaggttggcgtaggggctccccaggtggcttcgaccggcttccaggttggcgtgggggggaccggctatcaggttggcgtaggggctaccAAGGTGGGGGCGGCCGGCTATCTGAGCGAGCAAGTTGCTCCTGCTCTGGTTAAATCTGTGACTGGAATGCAAGTGAACCCTGATAGtgtgagggttgtatgtggggaGGATTCGGTTATGGTGGATGTGCTACAGGACCTTCTAGCTATTGGCCAGCTGATCAATGCTTCAGACATCACCCTTGGTGGTTGTGCACCCACTGGGCAGGATGCTTCTGGCACAGTGAGGTTTCAGTCTGTGCTGCAGGCCTGTGGAAGTACACTGATG ATGACTGCTGATGCCCTGGTCTATAGCTTTGCATTGATCTACACCCCCAGTGGTATTAATGGCAGccccattgtgaggaccaatggTGCTGTGGTTGGCATTGAGTGTCACTATTTGAG GAAGCAGAATGTGAGCAGCAATGCCCTGGTGCCAACCTGGATCCCCTACTATGCTACAATGGCGGCTGAGGCACAACTGAATTTCTCACTGAGGCTGATGGATG ATGCATGGCAGAATGAGAGGGCCTCCAATGTGTACTTCCTGGGAAGTGTCCTGAACATTGAAGCCTCTGTCCTTGTGGGCAACAGTCAGCCCCTGCGTGTCTTTGTGGACAGCTGTGTGGCCACCTTGGTCCCTGATGTGACCTCTGTCCCTAGCTATGCCTTTGTGCAGAACTCTGG GTGCCTGACTGATGCCAAGGTGACAGGATCCCGCTCCCAGTTCCTGCCCAGAAAGCAGGATGACAAGCTGCAGCTTCAGCTGGATGCTTTCAGGTTCTCTCAGGATGGCAGGAGCTCA CTGTACATTACTTGCAGCCTGAGAGCAACAGTGGCTTCTGTGCCTGTGGATTCCCAACACAAGGCTTGTTCCTTCTCTCTTGCCGCTAACAG GTGGGTGTCTGTGGATGGGAATGAccaggtgtgtggctgctgtGACGCCAGCTGTGGGCTTGCAGGTGTAGCAG GTGCTCAAGGCACAGGTTTTCTGGGCCCCATTGCTATCCAACAGGGTCCTCCCACGGCTAGTCAGCCTGGACAGCTGTATATTCTGAAGGGATAG
- the LOC125722854 gene encoding zona pellucida sperm-binding protein 3-like isoform X24, whose protein sequence is MAVHEGVIVLLLLLGCSCEAQLKSGFLVKTPQVAAVYQNGLGAPQVVAAGYQVGVGAPQVASTGYQVGVGAPQVASTGYQVGVGAPQVASTGYQVGVGAPQVASTGYQVGVGAPQVASTGYQVGVGATKVGATGFQVGVGAPQVASTGFQVGVGGTGYQVGVGATKVGAAGYLSEQVAPALVKSVTGMQVNPDSVRVVCGEDSVMVDVLQDLLAIGQLINASDITLGGCAPTGQDASGTVRFQSVLQACGSTLMMTADALVYSFALIYTPSGINGSPIVRTNGAVVGIECHYLRKQNVSSNALVPTWIPYYATMAAEAQLNFSLRLMDDAWQNERASNVYFLGSVLNIEASVLVGNSQPLRVFVDSCVATLVPDVTSVPSYAFVQNSGCLTDAKVTGSRSQFLPRKQDDKLQLQLDAFRFSQDGRSSLYITCSLRATVASVPVDSQHKACSFSLAANRWVSVDGNDQVCGCCDASCGLAGVAGAQGTGFLGPIAIQQGPPTASQPGQLYILKG, encoded by the exons ATGGCAGTGCATGAGGGGGTTATAGTGCTGCTTCTTCTTTTAGGTTGCAGCTGTGAAGCTCAACTGAAGTCTGGGTTTCTTGTGAAGACCCCTCAAGTGGCTGCAGTTTATCAAAATGGAttaggtgctccccaggtggtggcagctggctatcaggttggcgtaggggctccccaggtggcttcgaccggctatcaggttggcgtaggggctccccag gtggcttcgactggctatcaggttggcgtaggggctccccag gtggcttcgaccggctatcaggttggcgtaggggctccccaggtggcttcgaccggctatcaggttggcgtaggggctccccaggtggcttcgaccggctatcaggttggcgtaggggctaccAAGGTGGGGgcgaccggcttccaggttggcgtaggggctccccaggtggcttcgaccggcttccaggttggcgtgggggggaccggctatcaggttggcgtaggggctaccAAGGTGGGGGCGGCCGGCTATCTGAGCGAGCAAGTTGCTCCTGCTCTGGTTAAATCTGTGACTGGAATGCAAGTGAACCCTGATAGtgtgagggttgtatgtggggaGGATTCGGTTATGGTGGATGTGCTACAGGACCTTCTAGCTATTGGCCAGCTGATCAATGCTTCAGACATCACCCTTGGTGGTTGTGCACCCACTGGGCAGGATGCTTCTGGCACAGTGAGGTTTCAGTCTGTGCTGCAGGCCTGTGGAAGTACACTGATG ATGACTGCTGATGCCCTGGTCTATAGCTTTGCATTGATCTACACCCCCAGTGGTATTAATGGCAGccccattgtgaggaccaatggTGCTGTGGTTGGCATTGAGTGTCACTATTTGAG GAAGCAGAATGTGAGCAGCAATGCCCTGGTGCCAACCTGGATCCCCTACTATGCTACAATGGCGGCTGAGGCACAACTGAATTTCTCACTGAGGCTGATGGATG ATGCATGGCAGAATGAGAGGGCCTCCAATGTGTACTTCCTGGGAAGTGTCCTGAACATTGAAGCCTCTGTCCTTGTGGGCAACAGTCAGCCCCTGCGTGTCTTTGTGGACAGCTGTGTGGCCACCTTGGTCCCTGATGTGACCTCTGTCCCTAGCTATGCCTTTGTGCAGAACTCTGG GTGCCTGACTGATGCCAAGGTGACAGGATCCCGCTCCCAGTTCCTGCCCAGAAAGCAGGATGACAAGCTGCAGCTTCAGCTGGATGCTTTCAGGTTCTCTCAGGATGGCAGGAGCTCA CTGTACATTACTTGCAGCCTGAGAGCAACAGTGGCTTCTGTGCCTGTGGATTCCCAACACAAGGCTTGTTCCTTCTCTCTTGCCGCTAACAG GTGGGTGTCTGTGGATGGGAATGAccaggtgtgtggctgctgtGACGCCAGCTGTGGGCTTGCAGGTGTAGCAG GTGCTCAAGGCACAGGTTTTCTGGGCCCCATTGCTATCCAACAGGGTCCTCCCACGGCTAGTCAGCCTGGACAGCTGTATATTCTGAAGGGATAG
- the LOC125722854 gene encoding zona pellucida sperm-binding protein 3-like isoform X29: protein MAVHEGVIVLLLLLGCSCEAQLKSGFLVKTPQVAAVYQNGLGAPQVVAAGYQVGVGAPQVASTGYQVGVGAPQVASTGYQVGVGAPQVASTGYQVGVGAPQVASTGYQVGVGATKVGATGFQVGVGAPQVASTGFQVGVGGTGYQVGVGATKVGAAGYLSEQVAPALVKSVTGMQVNPDSVRVVCGEDSVMVDVLQDLLAIGQLINASDITLGGCAPTGQDASGTVRFQSVLQACGSTLMMTADALVYSFALIYTPSGINGSPIVRTNGAVVGIECHYLRKQNVSSNALVPTWIPYYATMAAEAQLNFSLRLMDDAWQNERASNVYFLGSVLNIEASVLVGNSQPLRVFVDSCVATLVPDVTSVPSYAFVQNSGCLTDAKVTGSRSQFLPRKQDDKLQLQLDAFRFSQDGRSSLYITCSLRATVASVPVDSQHKACSFSLAANRWVSVDGNDQVCGCCDASCGLAGVAGAQGTGFLGPIAIQQGPPTASQPGQLYILKG from the exons ATGGCAGTGCATGAGGGGGTTATAGTGCTGCTTCTTCTTTTAGGTTGCAGCTGTGAAGCTCAACTGAAGTCTGGGTTTCTTGTGAAGACCCCTCAAGTGGCTGCAGTTTATCAAAATGGAttaggtgctccccaggtggtggcagctggctatcaggttggcgtaggggctccccaggtggcttcgaccggctatcaggttggcgtaggggctccccag gtggcttcgactggctatcaggttggcgtaggggctccccag gtggcttcgaccggctatcaggttggcgtaggggctccccaggtggcttcgaccggctatcaggttggcgtaggggctaccAAGGTGGGGgcgaccggcttccaggttggcgtaggggctccccaggtggcttcgaccggcttccaggttggcgtgggggggaccggctatcaggttggcgtaggggctaccAAGGTGGGGGCGGCCGGCTATCTGAGCGAGCAAGTTGCTCCTGCTCTGGTTAAATCTGTGACTGGAATGCAAGTGAACCCTGATAGtgtgagggttgtatgtggggaGGATTCGGTTATGGTGGATGTGCTACAGGACCTTCTAGCTATTGGCCAGCTGATCAATGCTTCAGACATCACCCTTGGTGGTTGTGCACCCACTGGGCAGGATGCTTCTGGCACAGTGAGGTTTCAGTCTGTGCTGCAGGCCTGTGGAAGTACACTGATG ATGACTGCTGATGCCCTGGTCTATAGCTTTGCATTGATCTACACCCCCAGTGGTATTAATGGCAGccccattgtgaggaccaatggTGCTGTGGTTGGCATTGAGTGTCACTATTTGAG GAAGCAGAATGTGAGCAGCAATGCCCTGGTGCCAACCTGGATCCCCTACTATGCTACAATGGCGGCTGAGGCACAACTGAATTTCTCACTGAGGCTGATGGATG ATGCATGGCAGAATGAGAGGGCCTCCAATGTGTACTTCCTGGGAAGTGTCCTGAACATTGAAGCCTCTGTCCTTGTGGGCAACAGTCAGCCCCTGCGTGTCTTTGTGGACAGCTGTGTGGCCACCTTGGTCCCTGATGTGACCTCTGTCCCTAGCTATGCCTTTGTGCAGAACTCTGG GTGCCTGACTGATGCCAAGGTGACAGGATCCCGCTCCCAGTTCCTGCCCAGAAAGCAGGATGACAAGCTGCAGCTTCAGCTGGATGCTTTCAGGTTCTCTCAGGATGGCAGGAGCTCA CTGTACATTACTTGCAGCCTGAGAGCAACAGTGGCTTCTGTGCCTGTGGATTCCCAACACAAGGCTTGTTCCTTCTCTCTTGCCGCTAACAG GTGGGTGTCTGTGGATGGGAATGAccaggtgtgtggctgctgtGACGCCAGCTGTGGGCTTGCAGGTGTAGCAG GTGCTCAAGGCACAGGTTTTCTGGGCCCCATTGCTATCCAACAGGGTCCTCCCACGGCTAGTCAGCCTGGACAGCTGTATATTCTGAAGGGATAG
- the LOC125722854 gene encoding zona pellucida sperm-binding protein 3-like isoform X33 has translation MAVHEGVIVLLLLLGCSCEAQLKSGFLVKTPQVAAVYQNGLGAPQVVAAGYQVGVGAPQVASTGYQVGVGAPQVASTGYQVGVGAPQVASTGYQVGVGAPQVASTGYQVGVGAPQVASTGFQVGVGGTGYQVGVGATKVGAAGYLSEQVAPALVKSVTGMQVNPDSVRVVCGEDSVMVDVLQDLLAIGQLINASDITLGGCAPTGQDASGTVRFQSVLQACGSTLMMTADALVYSFALIYTPSGINGSPIVRTNGAVVGIECHYLRKQNVSSNALVPTWIPYYATMAAEAQLNFSLRLMDDAWQNERASNVYFLGSVLNIEASVLVGNSQPLRVFVDSCVATLVPDVTSVPSYAFVQNSGCLTDAKVTGSRSQFLPRKQDDKLQLQLDAFRFSQDGRSSLYITCSLRATVASVPVDSQHKACSFSLAANRWVSVDGNDQVCGCCDASCGLAGVAGAQGTGFLGPIAIQQGPPTASQPGQLYILKG, from the exons ATGGCAGTGCATGAGGGGGTTATAGTGCTGCTTCTTCTTTTAGGTTGCAGCTGTGAAGCTCAACTGAAGTCTGGGTTTCTTGTGAAGACCCCTCAAGTGGCTGCAGTTTATCAAAATGGAttaggtgctccccaggtggtggcagctggctatcaggttggcgtaggggctccccaggtggcttcgaccggctatcaggttggcgtaggggctccccag gtggcttcgactggctatcaggttggcgtaggggctccccag gtggcttcgaccggctatcaggttggcgtaggggctccccaggtggcttcgaccggctatcag gttggcgtaggggctccccaggtggcttcgaccggcttccaggttggcgtgggggggaccggctatcaggttggcgtaggggctaccAAGGTGGGGGCGGCCGGCTATCTGAGCGAGCAAGTTGCTCCTGCTCTGGTTAAATCTGTGACTGGAATGCAAGTGAACCCTGATAGtgtgagggttgtatgtggggaGGATTCGGTTATGGTGGATGTGCTACAGGACCTTCTAGCTATTGGCCAGCTGATCAATGCTTCAGACATCACCCTTGGTGGTTGTGCACCCACTGGGCAGGATGCTTCTGGCACAGTGAGGTTTCAGTCTGTGCTGCAGGCCTGTGGAAGTACACTGATG ATGACTGCTGATGCCCTGGTCTATAGCTTTGCATTGATCTACACCCCCAGTGGTATTAATGGCAGccccattgtgaggaccaatggTGCTGTGGTTGGCATTGAGTGTCACTATTTGAG GAAGCAGAATGTGAGCAGCAATGCCCTGGTGCCAACCTGGATCCCCTACTATGCTACAATGGCGGCTGAGGCACAACTGAATTTCTCACTGAGGCTGATGGATG ATGCATGGCAGAATGAGAGGGCCTCCAATGTGTACTTCCTGGGAAGTGTCCTGAACATTGAAGCCTCTGTCCTTGTGGGCAACAGTCAGCCCCTGCGTGTCTTTGTGGACAGCTGTGTGGCCACCTTGGTCCCTGATGTGACCTCTGTCCCTAGCTATGCCTTTGTGCAGAACTCTGG GTGCCTGACTGATGCCAAGGTGACAGGATCCCGCTCCCAGTTCCTGCCCAGAAAGCAGGATGACAAGCTGCAGCTTCAGCTGGATGCTTTCAGGTTCTCTCAGGATGGCAGGAGCTCA CTGTACATTACTTGCAGCCTGAGAGCAACAGTGGCTTCTGTGCCTGTGGATTCCCAACACAAGGCTTGTTCCTTCTCTCTTGCCGCTAACAG GTGGGTGTCTGTGGATGGGAATGAccaggtgtgtggctgctgtGACGCCAGCTGTGGGCTTGCAGGTGTAGCAG GTGCTCAAGGCACAGGTTTTCTGGGCCCCATTGCTATCCAACAGGGTCCTCCCACGGCTAGTCAGCCTGGACAGCTGTATATTCTGAAGGGATAG
- the LOC125722854 gene encoding zona pellucida sperm-binding protein 3-like isoform X23 produces the protein MAVHEGVIVLLLLLGCSCEAQLKSGFLVKTPQVAAVYQNGLGAPQVVAAGYQVGVGAPQVASTGYQVGVGAPQVVAAGYQVGVGAPQVASTGYQVGVGAPQVASTGYQVGVGAPQVASTGYQVGVGATKVGATGFQVGVGAPQVASTGFQVGVGGTGYQVGVGATKVGAAGYLSEQVAPALVKSVTGMQVNPDSVRVVCGEDSVMVDVLQDLLAIGQLINASDITLGGCAPTGQDASGTVRFQSVLQACGSTLMMTADALVYSFALIYTPSGINGSPIVRTNGAVVGIECHYLRKQNVSSNALVPTWIPYYATMAAEAQLNFSLRLMDDAWQNERASNVYFLGSVLNIEASVLVGNSQPLRVFVDSCVATLVPDVTSVPSYAFVQNSGCLTDAKVTGSRSQFLPRKQDDKLQLQLDAFRFSQDGRSSLYITCSLRATVASVPVDSQHKACSFSLAANRWVSVDGNDQVCGCCDASCGLAGVAGAQGTGFLGPIAIQQGPPTASQPGQLYILKG, from the exons ATGGCAGTGCATGAGGGGGTTATAGTGCTGCTTCTTCTTTTAGGTTGCAGCTGTGAAGCTCAACTGAAGTCTGGGTTTCTTGTGAAGACCCCTCAAGTGGCTGCAGTTTATCAAAATGGAttaggtgctccccaggtggtggcagctggctatcaggttggcgtaggggctccccaggtggcttcgaccggctatcaggttggcgtaggggctccccaggtggtggcagctggctatcaggttggcgtaggggctccccag gtggcttcgaccggctatcaggttggcgtaggggctccccaggtggcttcgaccggctatcaggttggcgtaggggctccccaggtggcttcgaccggctatcaggttggcgtaggggctaccAAGGTGGGGgcgaccggcttccaggttggcgtaggggctccccaggtggcttcgaccggcttccaggttggcgtgggggggaccggctatcaggttggcgtaggggctaccAAGGTGGGGGCGGCCGGCTATCTGAGCGAGCAAGTTGCTCCTGCTCTGGTTAAATCTGTGACTGGAATGCAAGTGAACCCTGATAGtgtgagggttgtatgtggggaGGATTCGGTTATGGTGGATGTGCTACAGGACCTTCTAGCTATTGGCCAGCTGATCAATGCTTCAGACATCACCCTTGGTGGTTGTGCACCCACTGGGCAGGATGCTTCTGGCACAGTGAGGTTTCAGTCTGTGCTGCAGGCCTGTGGAAGTACACTGATG ATGACTGCTGATGCCCTGGTCTATAGCTTTGCATTGATCTACACCCCCAGTGGTATTAATGGCAGccccattgtgaggaccaatggTGCTGTGGTTGGCATTGAGTGTCACTATTTGAG GAAGCAGAATGTGAGCAGCAATGCCCTGGTGCCAACCTGGATCCCCTACTATGCTACAATGGCGGCTGAGGCACAACTGAATTTCTCACTGAGGCTGATGGATG ATGCATGGCAGAATGAGAGGGCCTCCAATGTGTACTTCCTGGGAAGTGTCCTGAACATTGAAGCCTCTGTCCTTGTGGGCAACAGTCAGCCCCTGCGTGTCTTTGTGGACAGCTGTGTGGCCACCTTGGTCCCTGATGTGACCTCTGTCCCTAGCTATGCCTTTGTGCAGAACTCTGG GTGCCTGACTGATGCCAAGGTGACAGGATCCCGCTCCCAGTTCCTGCCCAGAAAGCAGGATGACAAGCTGCAGCTTCAGCTGGATGCTTTCAGGTTCTCTCAGGATGGCAGGAGCTCA CTGTACATTACTTGCAGCCTGAGAGCAACAGTGGCTTCTGTGCCTGTGGATTCCCAACACAAGGCTTGTTCCTTCTCTCTTGCCGCTAACAG GTGGGTGTCTGTGGATGGGAATGAccaggtgtgtggctgctgtGACGCCAGCTGTGGGCTTGCAGGTGTAGCAG GTGCTCAAGGCACAGGTTTTCTGGGCCCCATTGCTATCCAACAGGGTCCTCCCACGGCTAGTCAGCCTGGACAGCTGTATATTCTGAAGGGATAG